The Zygosaccharomyces rouxii strain CBS732 chromosome G complete sequence genome contains a region encoding:
- the DBF4 gene encoding protein serine/threonine kinase activating protein DBF4 (similar to uniprot|P32325 Saccharomyces cerevisiae YDR052C DBF4 Regulatory subunit of Cdc7p-Dbf4p kinase complex required for Cdc7p kinase activity and initiation of DNA replication phosphorylates the Mcm2-7 family of proteins cell cycle regulated), with protein sequence MTTRSPLKETDANLRQPRLHLNNEDESSAATNKKRALERLETQQQQQRKKPKAERARSIEGAVQVGKSTALKNIEQKVTPSELLEWQNNWKKIMRRESRIYFDTTDESDCSKFIKNRMDKRRDLLKKGFLSLGAQITQFFDSSVTIVITRRSVENISALSDSDILSRAKKNYMKIWGYEKATRFLKNLDVDLDFLEKSKTTSLPEPTLSNLLQNEKLYGPADRDPRTRRDDIHYFKFAHVYMYDLWQTWAPIIVLEWKPPDLADPKKIPYPVLKMGTFGRCPFIGDGACDETSYKRVVKRCNRDKANKKYALRLRLLYQHHAEPSIDSQELMIIPHTCLDSEQCYENWQKTLAAETDNNEAAEAGSKCIWKEPVPATALSLRKPLVSGAANVLTRQETEDFPDDLCNSKKQSRVTQELKASGVHQSNDVATSFGNGLGPTKASVTNRNIKNLSRLVVDRKLGTKAPTAVNTNKITPATTTTTSTVEVHGTGSHEASPVVPDNNTAEKEAEEDSRQKKRKTETATPAPVARRDNAKNSGYCENCRVKYDQLEQHIVSDKHQSFAQNDLNFEMIDSLIDKLKFQF encoded by the coding sequence ATGACCACTAGATCTCCATTGAAAGAGACTGATGCCAACTTGAGACAACCTCGTCTCCATCTaaataatgaagatgagagtTCAGCTGCCACAAATAAGAAGAGAGCATTAGAAAGGTTAGAAAcgcaacaacaacaacagcgaAAGAAGCCAAAGGCCGAAAGAgcaagatcaattgaaggaGCAGTACAGGTAGGTAAAAGTACTGCATTAAAGAatattgaacaaaaagTAACACCTAGTGAATTGTTAGAATGGCAAAACAACTGGAAAAAGATAATGAGACGCGAATCCCGCATATATTTCGATACAACCGATGAGAGCGATTGTAGCAAATTCATAAAGAACAGAATGGATAAACGCAGGGATCTCTTGAAGAAGGGGTTTCTTAGCCTGGGAGCCCAAATTACACAGTTTTTCGATTCCAGTGTTACAATCGTCATAACGAGAAGATCTGTGGAAAACATCAGCGCATTGTCAGATTCTGACATTCTATCAAGGGCGAAAAAGAATTATATGAAGATTTGGGGGTATGAAAAGGCAACAAGATTcttaaagaatttggacgtagatttagattttttggaGAAAAGCAAGACCACATCATTACCGGAACCTACACTCTCCAATTTActtcaaaatgaaaaacTGTACGGTCCCGCAGATAGAGATCCTCGGACGAGAAGAGATGATATTCActatttcaaatttgcaCACGTTTACATGTATGATCTGTGGCAAACATGGGCGCCCATAATCGTTTTGGAATGGAAACCTCCAGACTTGGCTGATCCCAAGAAAATACCTTACCCAGTACTAAAGATGGGTACATTCGGTAGATGCCCCTTCATAGGCGATGGTGCATGTGATGAAACATCTTACAAAAGAGTGGTAAAACGTTGCAATCGCGATAAAGCTAACAAAAAATATGCATTGAGATTACGTTTACTATATCAACACCATGCAGAACCTTCCATCGATTCACAAGAACTAATGATCATACCTCATACATGTCTCGATTCCGAACAATGCTACGAGAATTGGCAAAAGACTTTGGCGGCAGAAACAGACAACAATGAGGCTGCGGAGGCAGGATCTAAATGTATTTGGAAGGAGCCAGTACCTGCAACAGCACTCTCACTTCGTAAACCACTAGTATCTGGGGCCGCCAATGTGTTAACTAGACAAGAAACAGAGGATTTCCCCGATGACTTGTGCAACAGTAAGAAACAATCCCGTGTCACGCAAGAATTGAAGGCAAGCGGTGTACATCAATCCAATGACGTAGCGACCTCATTTGGTAATGGATTAGGTCCGACAAAGGCAAGTGTCACTAACAGAaacattaaaaatttgagcAGACTGGTGGTAGATAGGAAATTGGGTACAAAGGCCCCCACGGCTGTCAACACCAATAAGATTACTCCTGCTACGACCACTACTACTTCCACTGTGGAAGTTCATGGTACCGGTTCTCATGAAGCTTCTCCTGTCGTACCCGATAATAATACTGCTGAGAAGGAAGCCGAAGAAGATTCCAGacagaagaaaaggaagacAGAAACTGCCACACCTGCACCAGTTGCAAGAAGGGATAATGCTAAAAATTCTGGTTACTGTGAAAACTGCCGAGTTAAATATGACCAATTGGAACAACACATCGTTTCTGACAAGCACCAGTCATTTGCACAAAACGATTTGAACTTCGAGATGATAGATTCTTTAATCGATAAGctcaaatttcaattttaa
- the SLM4 gene encoding Slm4p (similar to uniprot|P38247 Saccharomyces cerevisiae YBR077C SLM4 Protein with a potential role in actin cytoskeleton organization possible component of the TOR nutrient signaling pathway gene exhibits synthetic genetic interaction with MSS4 encoding phosphatidylinositol 4-phosphate kinase): MIIQSQNVKTVLETTLKPVHIDYLSFDSDPLQSSILLSATNGAVLSFAASNSSASSEVHSLNNLKMMGLLIRDKWSEDEQEQRLQSRYTHSITVNNETVTTNIYTYEIEDLHACTAQIPQSGLLLLFIADVGFPYGLLVMKMKGALEAFKDMYGFQLS, from the coding sequence ATGATAATCCAATCTCAAAATGTGAAAACAGTTTTGGAGACAACTTTAAAACCAGTTCATATAGATTACCTTTCATTTGATTCCGATCCATTACAATCTTCCATATTACTGTCCGCCACAAATGGTGCAGTACTTTCATTCGCAGCTTCAAACTCATCAGCATCGAGTGAAGTGCATTCTTTAAATAACTTAAAGATGATGGGCTTACTGATAAGAGACAAATGGTCCgaagatgaacaagagCAACGATTACAGTCTCGTTATACACATTCAATTACCGTGAATAACGAAACTGTAACGACAAACATCTACACgtatgaaattgaagatctACATGCTTGTACGGCTCAAATTCCTCAATCTGGTCTTCTATTACTGTTTATCGCAGATGTTGGTTTCCCCTACGGACTTCTcgtgatgaagatgaaaggtGCACTCGAGGCATTTAAGGATATGTATGGATTCCAACTATCATGA
- the CDC34 gene encoding SCF E2 ubiquitin-protein ligase catalytic subunit CDC34 (highly similar to uniprot|Q750Z0 Ashbya gossypii AGL203C AGL203Cp and similar to YDR054C uniprot|P14682 Saccharomyces cerevisiae YDR054C CDC34 Ubiquitin-conjugating enzyme or E2 together with Skp1p Rbx1p Cdc53p and an F-box protein forms a ubiquitin-protein ligase called the SCF complex which regulates cell cycle progression by targeting key substrates for degradation) — MSGRRNTAANLLLRQYRELTDPKKAIPSFHIELEDDSNIFVWNIGVMVLNEDSIYHGGFFKAQMRFPEDFPFSPPQFRFTPAIYHPNVYRDGRLCISILHQSGDPMTDEPDAETWSPVQTVESVLISIVSLLEDPNISSPANVDAAVDYRKNPDQYKQRIKSEVDRSKQDLPPGFIMPTSESAYVSNTGKKEETEDNKDIADNFWYDSDLDDDENAEGLQDDSFDYDDEDVYNYQGTYGNDDEDNIEFEDDDESMDNDSVMDRKQPHKAEEESEDLEEVEKIGKK, encoded by the coding sequence ATGAGTGGACGTAGAAACACCGCAGCTAATTTATTGTTACGACAGTACAGAGAGCTTACAGACCCAAAGAAGGCTATTCCATCATTTCACATAGAACTAGAAGATGATTCTAACATCTTCGTGTGGAATATTGGAGTTATGGTCTTGAATGAGGATTCTATCTATCATGGTGGGTTTTTCAAAGCACAGATGAGATTTCCAGAGGATTTCCCCTTTTCGCCACCACAGTTTCGTTTCACACCGGCGATTTATCATCCAAATGTCTATAGGGATGGTAGACTTTGTATTTCCATCTTGCATCAAAGTGGAGATCCGATGACGGATGAACCTGATGCAGAAACTTGGTCCCCGGTGCAAACAGTTGAAAGTGTTTTAATATCCATAGTTTCTCTATTAGAAGATCCTAATATATCATCACCGGCAAACGTTGATGCTGCCGTTGATTATAGAAAGAATCCAGATCAGTACAAACAGAGAATTAAATCAGAAGTTGATAGATCAAAGCaagatttaccaccagGCTTTATCATGCCAACTTCCGAATCTGCATATGTTTCTAATACGGGTAAAAAGGAGGAGACTGAAGATAATAAGGATATTGCAGACAATTTTTGGTATGATAGTgatttggatgatgatgaaaacgCAGAGGGATTGCAAGACGATTCTTTTGACTACGACGACGAAGACGTTTATAACTACCAGGGAACTTATGGAAACGACGATGAGGATAACATAGAgtttgaagatgacgacGAAAGCATGGATAATGACAGTGTAATGGATAGAAAGCAACCTCACAAGGCAGAGGAGGAAAGCGAAGATCTAGAAGAAGTAGAAAAGATTGGGAAGAAATAG
- the AMD2 gene encoding putative amidase (similar to uniprot|P22580 Saccharomyces cerevisiae YDR242W AMD2) — translation MTAPYKTEKFAKYEPLIKAYQKARDDQMEKYDPKFYAACLAKLPSQQEFDSEPIDATQFVKADFGLLSEKEAAIVNDYTLQQLLAKQLEGKLTAKEIAHAFIKSSIIAQIATNCVMQFMFDKALSQAAKSDEFLKTNKQLKGPLHGIPISLKEHMEIKGSVTHASYVSLIEHVSKNTNVSIQLVENMGATTHVRTSQPQAIMHLDTINNVIGRTRNPLSTRLSPGGSSGGESAIVGMHGSVLGIGSDIGGSIRCPAAFANIYGLRPTTKRFSGLYSVSGGGGQESVVPTMGPLARSTAELNAFMDHYINDGKPWLLDPSSVPLPWNTSPQLPAKIRVGVLFTDGIVTPFPAVTRTMHEVVENLKQNPSVEVVDLKKYWLSAEDMIKANETVSTLYTCDGNRAQKELLVPSGEPILPLTEFFFGHNEGKHLSVYENHELNKIRDATKLKVFQNVFPHCDFILSPAYAGPPEIPELSKYWGYTAFWNLVDYPNLVFPTPFQHDPAKDTEIPPLYDNVFERMHWNDKDGKIRYDPKAYEGAHIALQLTGPRYQDESLIAATEVLTKSLGIGRR, via the coding sequence atgACTGCCCCCTATAagactgaaaaattcgCCAAATATGAACCATTAATCAAAGCCTATCAGAAGGCTAGAGATgatcaaatggaaaaataCGACCCTAAATTCTATGCAGCATGCTTGGCTAAATTGCCTTctcaacaagaatttgattctGAACCAATTGACGCAACTCAGTTTGTTAAGGCAGATTTTGGCTTACTTTCAGAGAAAGAAGCTGCTATTGTCAATGACTACACTTTACAACAATTGCTGGCAAAACAGTTGGAAGGTAAATTGACAGCTAAAGAGATTGCACATGCCTTTATCAAATCATCGATCATTGCACAAATCGCCACTAACTGTGTTATGCAATTTATGTTTGATAAAGCGCTTTCCCAGGCGGCAAAATccgatgaatttttaaaaacCAATAAGCAATTGAAAGGACCCTTGCACGGTATTCCCATCTCCCTAAAGGAACACATGGAAATCAAAGGGTCGGTTACTCATGCTTCTTACGTTTCGTTAATCGAACACGTTTCAAAAAACACCAACGTTTCTATTCAACTGGTGGAAAATATGGGGGCCACCACACATGTCCGTACTTCTCAACCACAAGCAATTATGCATCTTGACACCATCAATAACGTCATTGGTCGTACTAGAAATCCACTTTCCACCAGGCTTTCTCCAGGTGGATCATCCGGTGGTGAAAGTGCCATCGTCGGCATGCATGGCTCCGTATTGGGTATCGGTTCAGATATCGGCGGTTCCATTAGATGTCCAGCTGCATTTGCTAATATCTATGGGTTGAGACCTACTACAAAGAGATTCTCTGGTTTATACAGTGtttctggtggtggtggtcaGGAAAGTGTTGTTCCTACTATGGGACCATTGGCAAGATCAACGGCTGAACTGAATGCCTTTATGGACCACTACATTAACGATGGTAAACCATGGTTGCTTGACCCAAGCAGTGTACCACTGCCATGGAACACTTCACCACAGTTGCCCGCCAAGATCCGCGTGGGAGTGTTGTTCACCGATGGTATCGTGACTCCGTTCCCTGCGGTAACTCGTACCATGCATGAAGTAgtagaaaatttgaaacAAAATCCTTCTGTAGAGGTGGtcgatttgaaaaaatattggTTATCTGCTGAAGATATGATCAAGGCCAATGAGACCGTTTCTACTCTTTACACCTGTGATGGTAACCGCGCACAAAAAGAACTTTTGGTGCCCAGTGGTGAACCAATTTTACCTCTAACAGAATTCTTCTTCGGGCACAACGAAGGTAAGCATCTTTCCGTGTACGAGAATCATGAGTTGAATAAGATTAGAGACGCCACTAAACTCAaggttttccaaaatgttTTCCCTCACTGTGATTTCATCTTATCACCAGCCTATGCAGGTCCACCAGAGATTCCagaactttcaaaatactGGGGATACACTGCATTCTGGAATCTGGTAGATTATCCTAACTTAGTTTTCCCAACGCCATTCCAACACGATCCTGCTAAGGATACAGAAATCCCACCACTATATGATAACGTGTTTGAAAGAATGCATTGGAACGATAAGGATGGTAAAATACGTTATGATCCAAAGGCTTATGAAGGTGCACACATTGCCTTGCAGCTAACGGGTCCACGTTATCAAGACGAGAGTCTAATTGCAGCAACTGAAGTTCTTACAAAGAGCCTTGGAATAGGTAGACGTTAA
- a CDS encoding uncharacterized protein (similar to uniprot|Q12355 Saccharomyces cerevisiae YDR055W PST1 Cell wall protein and similar to uniprot|P38248 Saccharomyces cerevisiaeYBR078W ECM33): MNLKSLLVSSLVAGAAIADSGNSTTNVPSSCTIKPNSTATQQSDLDKYSSCQTLVGNLTVSGSEIQTGSLNGVKNLEGSLTIYNASNLVQFNADTLQNISHSLNLQLSTSLQTASFNGLEEVDTIKMVALPQLHDFETNVKKANVVYISDTSLKTVHAFGELQKVRSFNLNNNKDLANLESSLESVEDELEFSANGQDANVTFNDLKWANNITLRDVHRASFVSLKQVNSSLGFINNTIDSLNLSNLTSVGGSLSFVSNRNLTGINATNLEEVGGGFVIANNSNFKLIGGFPKLSKVGGAISVVGNYTYLDLESLNSVKGDGDFETNSGNFSCSSLKSLQSKGGIKGDSFVCKNGAQSTSIKLSSESSSKSSSSGSSKTESSTKSSDASQSASGKSGSKSTASNDGNQSKGMAAAQFAPAGSLMGAMAAVAAALL, encoded by the coding sequence ATGAATCTAAAAAGTCTTTTAGTATCTTCTTTGGTGGCTGGTGCAGCTATTGCTGACAGTGGTAACAGTACAACCAATGTTCCATCATCATGTACGATTAAACCAAACTCTACTGCTACTCAACAATcagatttggataaataCTCTAGTTGCCAAACCTTGGTTGGTAACTTGACCGTCAGTGGTAGTGAAATCCAAACCGGTAGTTTGAACGGTGTCAAGAACTTGGAAGGTTCCTTGACTATTTACAACGCCAGCAACTTGGTCCAATTCAATGCTGACACATTACAAAACATTTCTCACTCTTTGAACTTGCAATTGTCTACCAGCTTGCAAACTGCTTCTTTCAACGGTCTGGAAGAAGTTGACACCATTAAGATGGTTGCATTGCCACAATTGCATGATTTCGAAACTAATGTTAAGAAGGCAAACGTTGTTTACATCAGTGATACTTCTTTGAAGACTGTTCATGCTTTTGGAGAATTGCAAAAGGTTAGATCATTCAACttgaacaacaacaaggaCTTGGCtaatttggaatcttcATTGGAATCTGTTGAAGATGAGCTTGAATTCTCCGCTAACGGTCAAGATGCTAATGTTACCTTCAACGATTTGAAATGGGCTAACAACATTACCCTAAGAGATGTCCACAGAGCTTCTTTCGTCTCTTTGAAGCAAGTGAACTCTTCTCTAGGTTTCATTAACAACACTATTGACAGTTTGAACTTGTCGAACTTGACTTCTGTTGGAGGTTCTCTAAGTTTTGTCTCTAACAGAAACTTGACTGGTATTAACGCTACTAACTTGGAAGaagttggtggtggtttCGTCATTGCCAACAACTCTAACTTCAAATTGATTGGTGGTTTCCCTAAGTTGTCTAAGGTCGGTGGTGCCATCTCTGTTGTTGGTAACTACACTTATCTAGACttggaatctttgaattccGTTAAGGGTGATGGTGACTTTGAAACTAACTCTGGTaacttttcttgttcttctttgaagagCTTGCAAAGTAAGGGTGGTATCAAGGGTGACTCTTTTGTCTGTAAGAACGGTGCTCAATCCACTTCTATCAAATTATCCTCAGAAAGCTCCAGCAAGAGCTCTTCCAGTGGCTCTTCCAAGACTGAAAGCTCCACCAAATCCTCTGATGCTTCTCAGTCCGCTTCTGGTAAATCTGGTTCCAAGAGTACCGCTTCTAACGACGGTAACCAATCTAAAGGTATGGCAGCTGCTCAATTCGCCCCAGCTGGTTCCCTAATGGGAGCTATGGCcgctgttgctgctgctttGCTATGA
- the RPG1 gene encoding translation initiation factor eIF3 core subunit a (similar to uniprot|P38249 Saccharomyces cerevisiae YBR079C RPG1 Subunit of the core complex of translation initiation factor 3(eIF3) essential for translation part of a subcomplex (Prt1p-Rpg1p-Nip1p) that stimulates binding of mRNA and tRNA(i)Met to ribosomes), translating to MAPPALRPENALKRADELISVDQHQAALQTLYEYITARRIRWAEPSTVEPIVFRFLELGVELKKGRLIKDGLHQYKKLVQGTPEGLVSVGAVARKYIDTVELKMSSEQAKAQETHKEEEDEDLDGGVTPENLLLSVYESDQSIGGFNDEAVTSWMKFTWESYRAVLDLLRNNSQLEITYSGVVNRSMNFCLKYKRKNEFKRLAEMLRQHLDAANYQQSKSGNNIVDLSDPETLQRYLDQRFHLVNVCVKLELWHEAFKAIDDVYHLMKMSTRPTKPSTLANYYENLARVFFVSDNQTLHTAAWEKFYKLYTTNKNATEEQLSKYASIILLSALAVQPDFLPTVGFDPQMRLNRLLDFETKRTRKDTIESALREDVFKRVDADIKEFYEILEVKYDFDSIKEQLTQLLPKLEQKPYFSQYADSLKNVIVRKLLVSASQKYTTVSTDELYDAVSLPSPLSMSYWDIEKGLLQAAIEDYISFSIDHASNTVTFAKDPFEIFASGNEEAQETEQAEDEEESDAESVKEDEHTGKEGEGDEATGEPEPVVITRNTFIRNKLAQLSERLQEEEDFKDGSYLEKVKVARESLIKQTQEIIDNAKKYAEERAKKSHEQRQKTLASAAENAEQDAELRQQRMLEEKAVIEAKMEEDAQRRLVERKKRELEALKEVELKKFIKEINDKGHAQIDPEDAKNMDIADIRKIIVEQLSKDKKDLEERMNYSLKKLDHTERAFRKVELPALQKEADAMSAADSTRREQLKAKIIQTAKEEHENKVADYGRLTGVFEDYRGLKTRLQKAHEEKVGNALAERRAAFEEAKNARIAEVRRQRYEELLAKHKEEEATREREERVRKLLEERKKQDGVSSEQRETQGAAVKEQQQAQPPKPSGQPLTYAEKLRAKQAAAAAANANGGAAPAPTPAPTPAPTPAPTPAAAPAASTSNPFGAAKPRSKEDLDRVAQRQREMEEAAAKKQQSAPAPAAAPTPAPAAAPPATEQKPKSGMTFAEKMRARRAGGQK from the coding sequence TTAGTCTCTGTAGGTGCTGTTGCTCGTAAGTACATCGACACGgtggaattgaaaatgtcaTCTGAACAAGCTAAAGCTCAAGAGACTCAtaaggaggaagaagatgaagatttagatgGTGGTGTCACTCCAGAAAATTTACTTCTTTCAGTCTATGAATCAGATCAATCCATTGGTGGGTTCAATGATGAAGCTGTTACTTCTTGGATGAAATTCACTTGGGAATCCTATAGGGCTGTTTTGGATCTATTGAGAAACAAttctcaattggaaattacTTATTCTGGTGTGGTTAACAGATCAATGAATTTCTGTCTAAAATACAAGCGTAAGAATGAATTCAAGAGATTGGCAGAAATGTTGCGTCAACACTTGGACGCTGCTAATTACCAGCAGAGTAAAAGCGGTAATAACATTGTTGATTTGAGCGATCCTGAAACTTTACAACGTTATTTAGATCAACGTTTCCATTTGGTTAATGTCTGTGTTAAGTTGGAATTATGGCACGAGGCTTTCAAGGCTATCGATGACGTTTACcatttaatgaaaatgtCTACACGTCCTACCAAACCCTCTACTTTGGCCAACTACTATGAAAACTTAGCTAGAGTGTTTTTCGTCTCTGATAACCAAACTCTACACACTGCCGCTTGGGAGaagttttacaaattgTACACTACCAACAAAAATGCTACCGAAGAACAATTAAGCAAGTATGCATCAATTATTTTGCTTTCAGCTCTAGCGGTACAACCAGATTTCCTACCCACTGTTGGTTTCGATCCTCAAATGCGTCTAAACCGTTTGTTGGATTTCGAAACTAAGCGTACTAGAAAGGATACTATCGAATCTGCTTTACGCGAAGATGTATTCAAGAGGGTTGATGCTGACATCAAGGAATTTTACGAAATTCTAGAAGTCAAATACGATTTCGACAGCATCAAGGAACAATTGACCCAGTTGCTGCCAAAATTGGAGCAAAAACCATATTTCAGTCAATACGCCGATTCCTTGAAAAACGTGATTGTCAGAAAGTTGCTTGTCAGTGCATCTCAAAAGTATACTACTGTGAGCACTGATGAACTTTATGACGCTGTTAGCCTACCTAGTCCATTGTCCATGTCTTATTGGGACATTGAAAAGGGTTTGTTGCAAGCTGCCATTGAGGATTACATCTCTTTCAGCATTGATCACGCTTCCAACACTGTTACTTTTGCCAAGGATCCATTTGAGATCTTTGCCAGCGGTAACGAAGAGGCACAAGAGACTGAACaagcagaagatgaagaagaatcagaTGCTGAAAGTGtcaaagaagatgaacatACCGGTAaggaaggtgaaggtgatgaaGCAACAGGTGAACCAGAACCAGTTGTGATCACACGCAATACCTTTATCCGTAACAAGCTTGCACAATTGTCTGAGAGATTGCAGGAGGAAGAGGATTTCAAGGATGGTTCTTATCTGGAAAAGGTCAAGGTTGCTCGTGAAAGTTTGATAAAACAAACCCAAGAAATTATCGATAACGCCAAGAAGTATGCTGAAGAACGTGCCAAGAAATCTCATGAACAAAGACAAAAGACTCTAGCCTCTGCTGCTGAAAATGCTGAGCAAGATGCTGAATTGAGACAACAACGTATGCTAGAGGAGAAGGCTGTCATCGAGGCTAAGATGGAGGAAGATGCTCAACGTCGTTTGGTGGAAAGGAAGAAGCGTGAATTGGAAGCTCTTAAGGAAGTcgaattgaagaagtttATCAAAGAGATCAACGACAAGGGTCATGCTCAAATCGATCCCGAGGATGCAAAGAATATGGACATTGCCGATATTCGTAAGATCATTGTGGAACAATTATCTAAGGATAAGaaggatttagaagaaCGTATGAACTATTcattaaagaaattagatCATACTGAAAGAGCATTTAGAAAAGTGGAATTACCAGCGTTACAAAAGGAGGCTGATGCTATGAGTGCGGCCGACTCCACCAGACGTGAACAATTGAAGGCAAAGATCATCCAAACCGCTAAGGAGGAACATGAAAATAAGGTTGCTGATTACGGTCGTTTGACAGGTGTCTTTGAGGACTACAGGGGATTGAAAACTCGTTTGCAGAAGGCTCACGAGGAGAAGGTTGGTAACGCTCTCGCTGAAAGACGTGCagcatttgaagaagctaaAAACGCACGTATTGCAGAAGTTCGCCGTCAACGCTACGAAGAGTTATTAGCTAAACataaggaagaagaagccactagagaaagagaagaacgTGTTCGTAAATTacttgaagaaagaaagaaacaAGATGGTGTTTCAAGTGAGCAAAGAGAAACGCAAGGTGCAGCCGTCAAGGAACAGCAACAAGCACAACCACCAAAACCTTCAGGCCAGCCACTTACTTATGCAGAAAAACTCAGAGCTAAAcaagcagcagcagctgcCGCTAACGCAAACGGCGGTGCTGCTCCAGCTCCAACTCCAGCTCCAACTCCAGCTCCAACTCCAGCTCCAACTCCAGCAGCAGCTCCAGCTGCGTCAACTTCAAATCCATTCGGTGCAGCTAAACCAAGATCAAAGGAAGACTTGGATAGAGTTGCTCAAAGACAAAGAGAAATGGAAGAAGCAGCTGCCAAGAAGCAACAAtcagcaccagcaccagcagctgcaccaacaccagcaccagcagcagcaccaCCTGCAACTGAACAGAAGCCAAAGTCTGGTATGACATTTGCAGAAAAGATGAGAGCTAGAAGAGCAGGTGGACAAAAATAA